GGATTACATTGGGTGAAATAATACACATTTTAACAAAAGAAGCCGAGTTTCATGTGGCTGGTTCGCCCACTGTCCAAGAATCCGTCACTATTTTTACTGGGACAACTAACTGATGACGTCCGAAAGCCGCTTTTACAGGTTCTGCGGGGGCAACTGACAGGACGAGAAAATCCTACAAAAGAGTTTAGAATGTAAATCATATGAGCCCATAATCGGCGAACCTACCTTTACACTTAAACGCCCCGCAAAGAAACTGGGATTCCTTAGATCCTTCGGGACTTGAATCGTCCCTTGCCAATCAAGACTGTCCTGCCATGGGCCTGCTGGATTGCAGACAGGTGGGGATACAGCACGGATTACACCTTGAGACAGGGTGTGGTTTTGCCAGTCTTTTTGGTCGCCGACAAGAAGCGTGCACTGGCGTAAGAGAGACACCCTCACGGTCGGTGGTGTAGGCGAGGTCGGGGAATGCCCTGAGAGGCTGCTTAGGGAACAGCGTGGACCGCTTAGTTGGACATAAAAAGGTATAGTCTCGGAATATGCGAAGGCCCTAATGGAGGGGATAAAAATCTACTCGGTTTATTAATCAGTGAGCCCTTATGGGGAAAAAAGTTCAGGAAAGTTCGTACAAGTGCGCTGACCGGGGGTAACGTTTTGGGCGATCGTGATGGAATTGTCGTTAAACTTTCGTACCATTCCCCAGGAAGAGTCTTGAGGGCACATCGGATTAACTGGACATCTGGCACAGGTGAGAAGGAGGCTGGCCGAGAACGAGGCATGAACTCCATCGGAATGACCATTCTATTAGATCTCGGTCGTTTAATAGCTGTGTCCATAACTCAGAAAAACTCTCACTTTTTGACTTTCGTCCAACGGCCAATACCTCGGCCTACAGCTTTGATCTCGAGGGTATAGTTGCAAACAGCTTTAAGTCCAGAAGGGCCTAGACAAGCGAGATCGAAGGACGGAGGTAAGGGATACGAGGTGTTTCCGTCCTTGAAAGCGGAGGGAAGAACAAAGGAGAAAGGCATGGTCTCAGGACAAACTGAGGAGGTCCCAGCAATAGAGAGACATGACCAAAGAGTCTGCCGCTGGTCCACCAATGTCACCGTACAGGACTTGAAAACCGGGATATGTAGGTACATTCGGCCCAGGAGCTGCGCGTCAGCTGAGAAAACGTAGGTGCCAGACGTGTAGAATAGCGAGTATATTTACCTTGACTGTGACCTCTGTTGTTCCTTCACGATTATCGAGTGCGACCGCACCGTTCACAGAACTTTGTCGTCCGTACGTTGGAATAGTCGCGTCATCCTCCTGCTCAGTAAGGGCAGCAACTATTCCGCCACACCGTTTCTTGAAGGTGCCACGGGCAAGTCCCTGAAGGCTTCGCGTCTCTTGAATGAGCTGTTCGCCGAAGAGTAGTTTGCAGGAATAGCATGGCGGCGGTCCGACAACTTGAGCACAGTACGACGGTGGTGTTTGTGTTTGGGTATTACTACAGTCCATAGTAGAGTGAATGTAGTGGAGAATGGGAGCACAAAAATGAAACCCGAGTCATTTATATGTTCCTTGTAAGCCAAACTCCTGGGGAATGGCGTTTGCATGAGTCAGCGAAATATGGGGTAGAACGCACGGACTTACCAACACCaaggggaaagggaaagcccGAATAATCAATTCGCACTCATGTTCAACTCATGTACGAGCTTTAAAATCTCGAATTATCGTCGACTGTAGCCAGGAGAGGTTGAATAGAGAATATCACGATTGGCCACTGTCGTCCACTTCGTTTTTGAAATAGAGTCGAGCTGAGAGACTCGTAAATGGTTGCagcgagagatgtcctgaTAGAGAGGCAACCCGGGTAAACCCACTAGGGTTTGAATACTTATTGATGATAGGTAGTGGTGACGAAACGGATACGAGTAAAACTGTCCTTTGACTCATTTCCTGATTCTTGGTGTGAAAACGGTCATTGAATCAAGCACAGAACCCAGTACTCCTCACGTACTCTTCACTATTCATGATTATTTGATTTCATAGGCATCCCATCCTACTTCCTCTAACCTCTCAACCTTGCCCATCACCTCCTTTTCAAGCTCAACCAAATAACAACCCATAGCCTCTGTGATCTTGAAATCTCCGGCTGATAGGATCCTCACAGCTAATAGCCCAGCGTTCATTCCATTATTAATCGCCACAGTAGCGACTGGTATTCCTCGCTAGAAAAGATCAGAGGCAGTCAATTAACAAGGATGACCATGATAAAACAAAACTCACCGGCATTTGCACAATACTGTGTAAAGAGTCTACACCATCTAAAGAGCTTCCCTTCACAGGAACGCCAATCACCGGAAGGGGCGTCAAAGCTGCCACCATCCCAGGTAAATGAGCAGCGCCTCCAGCCCCAGCGACAATGACGCGCAGACCGCGACTAGCAGCTGAGCGCGCGTATTCCACCATTCGATCAGGTGTCCGATGAGCCGAAACGATCGTGAGTTCGTACGGTGTTTTAAACTTGTCCAAAATCCGAGCCGCAGGGAGCATGACAGGCAGATCTGAGTCCGAGCCCATGATGATCCCGACCAAGGGAGATAGATTCGAGTGGCCTCGACAGGGAAGTTCGGGTGCGTATCGGTCAATTTCCTCCTTTGTTGATCCTGGAAGAGCCTCAAGCAACGGGCGTAGTCTGGCGGATAGTTCTGCATCCGAAGGTGCGACGACAGTGATGTGACCCATTTTTCTGCCTTTGCGGCATTCTGACTTGCCGTATAGGTGAGTGGAGGCACCGGGGATTGTCAGTGCGACGTCCACGATTGACTTAATTTCTGACATGGATGACGACGCGCCGATTAGATTCAGCATGACCGTTGATGGAACCTTGAGGTCAGTTGAGCCGAGAGGTAGCGAGAGAATGGAACGGAGGTGATTCTCGTATTGAGAGGTTTCACATGCTTCAATGGTGTAGTGTCCGGAGTTGTGAGGCCGTGGGGCAATTTCATTAATGTATATTGCACCTAAACGTCGAGGAGAGTAAATGAGCAGACGTGGTCAGGTAAGGATATAAGGAGATCGCACACCATCCTTCATGAGGAACATCTCAACTCCAAACACACCCGCTCCATCCAAAGTCGCCACAGCACGCTCTGCAACAGCTCTCGCTCGTTCTGATAGTGAAGGGTCGCGGCTTCTGAGAGGTGCGAAAACGAGATGGCATATATTGTCCTTATGGATAGTCTCCACCGTTGGATATGAGGTGACGGTTCCATCGCGCGCTCTGACAACCATGACAGCAATCTCCTTGACGAATGTGACCCACTTCTCAGCGTACAACTCTCTACCACCCAACGCATCGATAGCCTCGTTTGCATTTTCAATATCCTTCAACACATAGTTTCCTCGTCCATCATAAGCCAGTGTCCTCGACTTTAGCATTAATGGTAGCCCAAGCTTGGCAGCAGCTTCTTTCACAGATTCAACAGTTGAATCCACCCGCAAGTACTCTGATATTGAACATCCTTTCTCCCTCAAGTGTTCCTTCTGTCGAAATTTGTCCTGTATAACCCTGATCGTACTTGGGCTGGGATGAATCTCGATTTGCGTTGATTTCTGTACTTCTTCCAGAGCATCGACATCGACGTGTTCGATCTCTACCGTAAGGACGTCAACGGCAGCCGCAAGCTCTTTAATCTTGATAGGATCTTTAAAGGAACCATCGATGTGCTTCAATTTTGAACCGGCGAGGGACGCGACTTGTTTAGCGGGAGCTGACTCGCCGATGTCGAGTACAGCGATTTTGATATTCAAAAGGGAGGCTGACGCTGCCAACATGCGACCTAGTTGGCCACCACCTGCATCAGTGAGAAAAAGATTGGAATGAagaccttttttttttttttcagagGATCATCCAGGCTCACCGAGTATTCCGACAATCTTTTCAGACATTTGTATGCACCGGTTCACGTCAAGTGAAGCATGCGATATTGGGGTGACGGTACTTGGATGGTACCCTCGAAATCGGAGCAAGATTGAGCAGATAAATTTGCAATGACCACAGTGACCGAGATGCTCGATGTGcaaacagaaaaaaaaaatgacgCACGGATGTAGATCCGGCAAAAAAAAGGGTACCCTACAGCCGGTGAGAAGTTGTAGTGATGATTGAAAAATGCAGGTTCTTTGTACGTATACTGAAGTAATATTATGTATGAGTACACTTTATTTACCGCTCATGAGAGGTTCCGTGTAAAATAGATGTAAATGCGACTGAGAATAATGCTAGTCTAAAGATCTCAAAAGAGAGTCCAAGTTGAAATACAGTGAAAAAGTAATCTAGTTGTGAGCGTACGTATCATAAACTTTTGAGTGagcaagaaagagaacaggACAAGTCACGATGAGTCCGGCGCTTCCCTCCACGAGTCCGTGACAATTTTGATAGCTATATGAGATTGATGATATTGTAGTTTTGATTTTCTATCCGCAGGAATTACAGTTAAGAGAATGAAATCCTAGAAGAACGCCAATTCATTTCTTTCCCATATACCGGAGTGATTAAAGCTTACCTTGACATGCAAATCTCCCGCATGGAAACCTGGAGCGGAGAGGGTTTTTGGAATTTCGAGTTCACCTTGCCAGTCGAGACTATCTTCCCGCAAGCAAGCTGCATTCGTGATGCTACCCACAGGCGGTGGTATCGGCCATAACTTGGAGTCAGCGATAACGTTGTTCCTCCAAGCCTTGGGACCGTCGATGTTCAGCGAGGCCTGACGTAAAAGGTTCACTCGAAGGTTCGGAACCTTACCAGACGAATCTGAGAGGTCGCGCAACGAGCATACAGGTCCAGTTAACTGGATATGGAAGGGGATAGTCTCGCCGTATGCAAAAACTTTTGTGGAAGGGATAAAAACCTGCAAAGCACATAGTGTTAGCGTTCCCGA
This genomic window from Marasmius oreades isolate 03SP1 chromosome 8, whole genome shotgun sequence contains:
- the ADE2 gene encoding phosphoribosylaminoimidazole carboxylase ade2 (BUSCO:EOG09261D4D), with product MSEKIVGILGGGQLGRMLAASASLLNIKIAVLDIGESAPAKQVASLAGSKLKHIDGSFKDPIKIKELAAAVDVLTVEIEHVDVDALEEVQKSTQIEIHPSPSTIRVIQDKFRQKEHLREKGCSISEYLRVDSTVESVKEAAAKLGLPLMLKSRTLAYDGRGNYVLKDIENANEAIDALGGRELYAEKWVTFVKEIAVMVVRARDGTVTSYPTVETIHKDNICHLVFAPLRSRDPSLSERARAVAERAVATLDGAGVFGVEMFLMKDGAIYINEIAPRPHNSGHYTIEACETSQYENHLRSILSLPLGSTDLKVPSTVMLNLIGASSSMSEIKSIVDVALTIPGASTHLYGKSECRKGRKMGHITVVAPSDAELSARLRPLLEALPGSTKEEIDRYAPELPCRGHSNLSPLVGIIMGSDSDLPVMLPAARILDKFKTPYELTIVSAHRTPDRMVEYARSAASRGLRVIVAGAGGAAHLPGMVAALTPLPVIGVPVKGSSLDGVDSLHSIVQMPRGIPVATVAINNGMNAGLLAVRILSAGDFKITEAMGCYLVELEKEVMGKVERLEEVGWDAYEIK